A stretch of Amblyraja radiata isolate CabotCenter1 chromosome 6, sAmbRad1.1.pri, whole genome shotgun sequence DNA encodes these proteins:
- the nepro gene encoding nucleolus and neural progenitor protein isoform X2, whose product MAAGGWNATEVWNAVDIPFPGSTSLTVACTDLDSCIIDLHKACENAIRVLTDKSLTVELLVLHSIIYTFHNRLYRHKPYLVIKQVEQCAKRFQKMQLKHSIQSLINTCSSVTRKRRMVTNCPKRVPNQPVLEWMSLKVLGGSKLILRLMDMCSKAFLLASQFLRYGRYIILNVVTMGMLSRLWFLFKRILIYLEVLYDKLVVAINKVSKIQPLPFMKDFSFPGSIKQWLGLSSIKGTLDKLPGRLSRKTRVLLEKPSLLDKLFSEEEEEALLLSDDHGIQLDGNYNNDPKINSRFLDIGVPVQGKRLCKIGTDGQFGFKMKSLQAQSRNFFTNQNSEGEYSCKRKKKNERVPLNEFLEKITAAQSFSVLSHELKTIFRWFRQRKLKHERCYFGNLYQKCHKLKMVECLGYSFPKKIKFIKSSVCKYLTKKFQTFQRDKIFNYRLSRTTLLRKHKIRNKKQLKCKIQSRRNKSLLKKYRRTRLTAKKRNRKLHTIPHFDIDEQASVKRQSVTTDMSAEPVGDIGPDQSLKNVPHPPRTESPVMLNVDDIDDIFASIGV is encoded by the exons ATGGCGGCGGGGGGCTGGAACGCGACGGAGGTTTGGAACGCGGTCGACATTCCATTCCCGGGCTCTACTTCCCTCACCGTCGCGTGCACCGACCTAG ACAGCTGCATAATCGACCTACATAAGGCCTGTGAAAATGCCATCAGAGTATTAACTGATAAATCCCTTACAGTGGAGCTGCTTGTCCTGCATTCTATTATATATACTTTCCACAACAGGCTGTATCGGCACAAACCTTACCTTGTAATAAAGCAG GTTGAACAATGTGCAAAACGTTTCCAAAAAATGCAACTTAAACATTCAATTCAAAGCCTGATCAACACATGCTCAAG tgtcacCAGAAAGCGTAGAATGGTAACCAATTGCCCAAAACGGGTCCCCAACCAGCCAGTCTTGGAGTGGATGTCACTGAAAGTATTGGGAGGCAGTAAGTTGATACTGCGGTTGATGGATATGTGCTCCAAAGCATTTCT TTTGGCCTCTCAGTTTCTTCGATATGGAAGGTATATAATCCTAAATGTGGTTACAATGGGAATGCTTAGCAGATTGTG GTTCCTGTTTAAAAGAATCTTAATATATCTCGAAGTTTTATATGACAAACTGGTCGTGGCAATAAATAAAGTATCTAAAATTCAACCTTTGCCTTTTATGAAGGACTTTTCCTTCCCTGGTAGCATCAAGCAGTGGCTTGGTCTTTCCAGTATTAAAGGAACACTGGATAAATTGCCAGGTCGTCTTTCTCGGAAAACTAGAGTACTTTTGGAAAAGCCAAGTTTACTTGATAAGTTGTTctctgaagaagaagaagaagcgttACTGTTGTCGGATGATCATGGTATACAATTGGATGGAAATTACAACAATGATCCTAAGATCAACAGTCGGTTCCTGGATATTGGCGTTCCTGTacagggtaaaagactctgtaaaATTG GAACTGACGGACAGTTTGGATTTAAAATGAAGTCTCTACAGGCTCAGAGTCGCAACTTTTTTACG AACCAGAACTCTGAGGGAGAATATAGCTGCAAAAGAAAGAAGAAGAATGAACGTGTCCCACTGAATGAGTTTTTGGAGAAGATTACTGCAGCACAGTCATTCAGTGTACTGTCTCATGAGCTCAAGACAATATTCCGTTGGTTCAGGCAAAGGAAACTAAAGCATGAGCGCTGCTATTTTGGAAATCTTTATCAGAAATGTCACAAATTGAAGATGGTGGAATGTCTTGGTTACAG TTTTCCAAAGAAGATCAAGTTTATAAAATCTTCTGTCTGCAAATATCTCACGAAAAAGTTCCAAACATTCCAACGAGACAAAATATTCAACTATCGTTTGAGTAGAACAACCCTTCTACGGAAGCATAAAATAAGGAACAAGAAGCAGTTAAAGTGCAAAATACAGTCAAGGAGAAATAAGTCATTGCTGAAAAAATACCGAAGAACTAGACTTACAGCAAAGAAAAGGAACAGAAAATTGCATACAATCCCACATTTTGATATTGATGAGCAAGCTTCTGTAAAGAGACAAAGTGTTACCACGGACATGTCTGCTGAACCTGTGGGAGATATTGGTCCagatcagagtctgaagaatgtgccACATCCACCAAGAACAGAATCTCCAGTCATGCTAAATGTAGATGATATTGATGATATTTTTGCATCAATTGGTGTATAG
- the nepro gene encoding nucleolus and neural progenitor protein isoform X1, with translation MAAGGWNATEVWNAVDIPFPGSTSLTVACTDLDSCIIDLHKACENAIRVLTDKSLTVELLVLHSIIYTFHNRLYRHKPYLVIKQVEQCAKRFQKMQLKHSIQSLINTCSSVTRKRRMVTNCPKRVPNQPVLEWMSLKVLGGSKLILRLMDMCSKAFLLASQFLRYGRYIILNVVTMGMLSRLWFLFKRILIYLEVLYDKLVVAINKVSKIQPLPFMKDFSFPGSIKQWLGLSSIKGTLDKLPGRLSRKTRVLLEKPSLLDKLFSEEEEEALLLSDDHGIQLDGNYNNDPKINSRFLDIGVPVQGKRLCKIGTDGQFGFKMKSLQAQSRNFFTKNQNSEGEYSCKRKKKNERVPLNEFLEKITAAQSFSVLSHELKTIFRWFRQRKLKHERCYFGNLYQKCHKLKMVECLGYSFPKKIKFIKSSVCKYLTKKFQTFQRDKIFNYRLSRTTLLRKHKIRNKKQLKCKIQSRRNKSLLKKYRRTRLTAKKRNRKLHTIPHFDIDEQASVKRQSVTTDMSAEPVGDIGPDQSLKNVPHPPRTESPVMLNVDDIDDIFASIGV, from the exons ATGGCGGCGGGGGGCTGGAACGCGACGGAGGTTTGGAACGCGGTCGACATTCCATTCCCGGGCTCTACTTCCCTCACCGTCGCGTGCACCGACCTAG ACAGCTGCATAATCGACCTACATAAGGCCTGTGAAAATGCCATCAGAGTATTAACTGATAAATCCCTTACAGTGGAGCTGCTTGTCCTGCATTCTATTATATATACTTTCCACAACAGGCTGTATCGGCACAAACCTTACCTTGTAATAAAGCAG GTTGAACAATGTGCAAAACGTTTCCAAAAAATGCAACTTAAACATTCAATTCAAAGCCTGATCAACACATGCTCAAG tgtcacCAGAAAGCGTAGAATGGTAACCAATTGCCCAAAACGGGTCCCCAACCAGCCAGTCTTGGAGTGGATGTCACTGAAAGTATTGGGAGGCAGTAAGTTGATACTGCGGTTGATGGATATGTGCTCCAAAGCATTTCT TTTGGCCTCTCAGTTTCTTCGATATGGAAGGTATATAATCCTAAATGTGGTTACAATGGGAATGCTTAGCAGATTGTG GTTCCTGTTTAAAAGAATCTTAATATATCTCGAAGTTTTATATGACAAACTGGTCGTGGCAATAAATAAAGTATCTAAAATTCAACCTTTGCCTTTTATGAAGGACTTTTCCTTCCCTGGTAGCATCAAGCAGTGGCTTGGTCTTTCCAGTATTAAAGGAACACTGGATAAATTGCCAGGTCGTCTTTCTCGGAAAACTAGAGTACTTTTGGAAAAGCCAAGTTTACTTGATAAGTTGTTctctgaagaagaagaagaagcgttACTGTTGTCGGATGATCATGGTATACAATTGGATGGAAATTACAACAATGATCCTAAGATCAACAGTCGGTTCCTGGATATTGGCGTTCCTGTacagggtaaaagactctgtaaaATTG GAACTGACGGACAGTTTGGATTTAAAATGAAGTCTCTACAGGCTCAGAGTCGCAACTTTTTTACG AAGAACCAGAACTCTGAGGGAGAATATAGCTGCAAAAGAAAGAAGAAGAATGAACGTGTCCCACTGAATGAGTTTTTGGAGAAGATTACTGCAGCACAGTCATTCAGTGTACTGTCTCATGAGCTCAAGACAATATTCCGTTGGTTCAGGCAAAGGAAACTAAAGCATGAGCGCTGCTATTTTGGAAATCTTTATCAGAAATGTCACAAATTGAAGATGGTGGAATGTCTTGGTTACAG TTTTCCAAAGAAGATCAAGTTTATAAAATCTTCTGTCTGCAAATATCTCACGAAAAAGTTCCAAACATTCCAACGAGACAAAATATTCAACTATCGTTTGAGTAGAACAACCCTTCTACGGAAGCATAAAATAAGGAACAAGAAGCAGTTAAAGTGCAAAATACAGTCAAGGAGAAATAAGTCATTGCTGAAAAAATACCGAAGAACTAGACTTACAGCAAAGAAAAGGAACAGAAAATTGCATACAATCCCACATTTTGATATTGATGAGCAAGCTTCTGTAAAGAGACAAAGTGTTACCACGGACATGTCTGCTGAACCTGTGGGAGATATTGGTCCagatcagagtctgaagaatgtgccACATCCACCAAGAACAGAATCTCCAGTCATGCTAAATGTAGATGATATTGATGATATTTTTGCATCAATTGGTGTATAG
- the slc10a2 gene encoding ileal sodium/bile acid cotransporter, whose product MEAVRRPAMTYSFCPENATNCIDTSCLMPIDDFNKSMSLILSSVLTILLALVMFSMGCTVEAMKLWGHIKRPWGICVGFLCQFGIMPLTAFALSTAFNIHPIQAVAVLIMGCCPGGTGSNIMSYWMDGDMDLSISMTTCSTVLGMGMMPLCLFLYTRTWVDSDIIQIPYDSIGITLASLLIPVAVGIYVNYKWPKKAKIILKIGSITGAILIVGIAVTGALLYKGSWATSSSLWIIGTVFPAIGYSLGFVLARVAGLPWFRCRTVALETGAQNTQLCTTIVQLSFTPDQLVLMFTFPLIYSVFQISFAVIMVGAYQFYKWYGRRSRGDSDGQDKDEESTVTSSAFTNGGFQTDEKIPIGASHIEDKFKNGFLKRGLPAEEKSPREVLDTGTNL is encoded by the exons ATGGAGGCTGTGAGAAGACCAGCAATGACTTATTCATTCTGTCCTGAAAATGCCACCAATTGTATCGACACAAGTTGCCTGATGCCAATTGACGACTTTAACAAGTCTATGAGCTTAATTTTAAGTTCTGTGCTGACAATCCTCTTGGCTTTGGTTATGTTTTCGATGGGCTGCACTGTTGAAGCGATGAAACTCTGGGGCCATATTAAGAGACCGTGGGGTATATGTGTGGGCTTCCTTTGTCAGTTTGGTATAATGCCCCTCACAGCCTTTGCACTATCGACAGCCTTCAACATTCACCCTATTCAAGCAGTTGCTGTGTTGATAATGGGATGCTGTCCTGGCGGAACAGGTTCAAACATTATGTCCTACTGGATGGATGGAGACATGGATTTAAG CATAAGCATGACCACATGCTCCACAGTGCTGGGGATGGGAATGATGCCTCTTTGCCTCTTCCTTTACACGAGAACTTGGGTAGACTCGGATATCATCCAGATCCCTTATGACAGCATAG GTATTACCCTGGCAAGTCTCCTAATCCCTGTTGCTGTTGGAATTTATGTGAACTACAAGTGGCCAAAAAAGGCCAAAATAATATTGAAG ATTGGTTCCATTACTGGCGCAATACTCATAGTCGGCATAGCTGTTACTGGTGCCTTGCTGTACAAAGGATCCTGGGCAACATCTTCTTCTTTGTGGATCATTGGAACGGTCTTTCCAGCTATTGGTTATTCCCTAGGATTTGTTTTGGCTCGAGTTGCTGGTCTGCCTTGGTTTAG ATGTCGTACTGTAGCTTTGGAAACCGGTGCGCAGAATACTCAGCTCTGCACAACCATAGTCCAGCTCTCTTTTACACCCGATCAGCTTGTACTCATGTTCACCTTTCCACTTATCTACAGTGTGTTTCAAATATCGTTTGCAGTTATAATGGTTGGAG CTTATCAATTCTACAAGTGgtatggcaggagatctagaggTGACTCTGATGGACAAGATAAAGATGAAGAAAGCACAGTCACGTCCTCTGCTTTTACAAACGGAGGATTTCAAACAGATGAAAAAATACCCATTGGGGCCTCCCACATAGAAGATAAATTTAAAAATGGCTTCTTGAAGAGAGGGCTCCCTGCAGAAGAAAAGTCACCAAGAGAAGTCTTGGACACAGGTACCAACCTGTAG